A window of Pseudodesulfovibrio sp. JC047 contains these coding sequences:
- a CDS encoding ABC transporter substrate-binding protein has translation MKLSTFKSAGKFSLLLLTIVVSAMLLVGCAGEEKKDDAGEKAETATPTQITLKLAMDADPVSLDPQVQLSGGMLQLSHMVYDSLVRYDQDMNFVPRLATKWERIDDRTMRFHLREGVKFHSGNDFTAEDVVFSLNRLKRSEDFKGLFEPFTGAEIVDAHTVDLITKDPYGLVLNMATYIFPLDKKFYTGTDEKGKPKDMILKTDYSFANVNESGTGPFTVTSREQGVKLVLTRFADYWDKTGNIDKIVFTPIKNDATRVAALLSGDVDFIMPVPPQDLERIQSTDGLQLVTMSGSRLISYQLNGERNPALADPKVRLAMAYAYDNHGVVDKIMKGFATAAGQMSPRGYVGHVEELAPRFDLDKAKALMAESGFPNGFEATMIAPNNRYVNDEKISEAFVSMMSKIGIKISLKTMPKAQYWDQYDAQVADIQMLGWHADTEDSGNFYEFLSMCRNAETGYGQYNSGNYCNARVDELTIAAQTETDTDKRAAMCKEVEKIQYDEAGYIPLHWQNLSWASKDNMNTSEVVNVMNFPYFGDLIVK, from the coding sequence ATGAAACTGTCGACGTTCAAGTCCGCCGGCAAATTCTCGCTGCTGCTTCTCACCATTGTCGTATCCGCCATGTTGCTGGTTGGTTGCGCAGGTGAAGAGAAAAAAGATGATGCAGGAGAAAAAGCCGAAACCGCAACTCCCACCCAAATCACACTGAAACTCGCCATGGACGCCGACCCGGTTTCCCTGGACCCACAAGTCCAGCTGTCCGGTGGTATGCTCCAGCTGTCCCACATGGTCTACGACTCACTCGTCCGCTATGACCAAGACATGAATTTCGTTCCCCGCCTGGCCACAAAATGGGAACGCATTGACGATCGGACCATGCGTTTTCACCTGCGTGAAGGCGTCAAGTTCCACTCCGGCAATGACTTCACCGCTGAAGACGTTGTTTTCTCTTTGAATCGTCTGAAAAGATCAGAAGATTTCAAGGGCCTGTTCGAGCCGTTCACCGGCGCAGAAATCGTGGACGCCCACACTGTGGACCTGATCACCAAGGACCCGTATGGTCTGGTTCTGAACATGGCAACCTACATCTTCCCGCTGGACAAAAAATTCTACACCGGCACGGACGAAAAAGGAAAGCCCAAGGATATGATCCTCAAGACGGACTATTCCTTTGCCAACGTCAACGAATCCGGTACCGGCCCATTCACCGTCACTTCCCGCGAACAGGGTGTGAAGCTCGTGCTGACCCGATTTGCTGATTACTGGGATAAAACTGGTAACATCGACAAAATCGTCTTCACTCCGATTAAAAACGACGCGACCCGTGTTGCAGCTCTGCTGTCCGGCGATGTCGATTTCATCATGCCCGTGCCTCCTCAGGATCTCGAACGCATCCAGTCCACTGACGGTTTGCAGCTCGTGACCATGTCCGGTTCTCGCCTCATCTCCTATCAGCTCAACGGCGAACGCAACCCTGCTCTGGCCGACCCCAAGGTCCGCCTTGCCATGGCATACGCTTATGACAACCACGGCGTTGTTGACAAGATCATGAAGGGCTTTGCCACCGCAGCCGGTCAGATGTCTCCCAGAGGCTATGTCGGTCACGTCGAAGAACTGGCTCCCCGCTTTGATCTGGACAAGGCCAAGGCTCTGATGGCCGAATCCGGCTTCCCCAATGGATTCGAAGCAACCATGATTGCTCCGAACAACCGCTACGTAAACGACGAAAAGATCTCCGAAGCATTCGTTTCGATGATGTCCAAGATCGGCATCAAGATCTCCCTGAAAACCATGCCGAAAGCCCAGTACTGGGATCAGTATGACGCACAAGTCGCTGACATCCAGATGCTCGGTTGGCACGCTGATACCGAGGACTCCGGCAACTTCTACGAATTCCTGTCCATGTGTCGCAATGCCGAAACCGGTTACGGTCAATACAACTCCGGTAACTACTGCAACGCCAGAGTGGACGAGCTGACCATTGCCGCGCAGACTGAAACCGACACGGACAAACGTGCTGCAATGTGCAAAGAAGTTGAAAAGATTCAATACGATGAAGCTGGATACATCCCGCTGCATTGGCAGAACCTCTCCTGGGCATCCAAGGACAACATGAATACATCCGAAGTTGTTAATGTCATGAACTTCCCGTACTTCGGCGATCTGATCGTTAAGTAA